The Neobacillus sp. PS3-34 genome has a window encoding:
- a CDS encoding potassium-transporting ATPase subunit F, which translates to MILMVIVGALSLYLIHALIYPEKY; encoded by the coding sequence ATGATTTTAATGGTGATTGTCGGAGCACTTTCTCTGTATTTAATTCACGCTCTTATTTATCCGGAAAAATACTAA
- a CDS encoding GerAB/ArcD/ProY family transporter yields the protein MNQVKVNGFQLFSVIFLFELGSAILVGMARDAKQDAWITVLLGIACGCILFLVYAKLYNMFPSLPLTGYLRKILGSYLGWIIGLMYVIYFIYIASRVLRDFEALLVITAYRQSSIFTIGIIMVLCVMYAVYKVEVFFRISELCLFIIVFMFFFLILFEIASGIVELNHLRPILEHGWRPIFKNLFPATITFPFGEMIAFTMLLPYLNKQEKAKKIGIISIVVSGLVLTLFTFMNIAIIGSNIADRSAFPILTAVSYINIADFVQRLDIVVIISMVILGFVKVTVFSFCAIIGTADLFKVKEPKKLIYPMGIMILISSQIIAHGFIEHIQEGLMVVPYYLHLPLQIVIPLLSLVIAWIKRKVKASSV from the coding sequence ATGAATCAGGTGAAGGTTAACGGATTTCAGTTATTTAGTGTCATTTTTTTATTTGAATTAGGAAGTGCAATTCTGGTTGGGATGGCCAGAGATGCAAAACAGGATGCCTGGATAACTGTATTACTTGGAATCGCCTGCGGCTGCATTCTATTTCTTGTTTACGCAAAACTTTATAATATGTTTCCTTCATTGCCGCTGACAGGCTATCTTCGGAAAATTCTTGGCAGCTATTTAGGCTGGATCATAGGGCTAATGTATGTAATTTATTTTATCTACATTGCTTCTCGTGTATTGCGTGATTTTGAAGCACTATTAGTAATAACAGCATATCGTCAAAGTTCCATTTTTACAATTGGTATCATCATGGTTTTATGTGTGATGTATGCAGTCTACAAGGTGGAAGTGTTTTTTCGTATATCTGAACTTTGCCTATTCATTATCGTGTTTATGTTTTTTTTCCTTATTTTATTTGAAATTGCAAGTGGGATTGTCGAGTTAAATCATCTTCGTCCTATTTTAGAACATGGCTGGCGTCCTATATTTAAAAATTTATTCCCAGCTACTATAACGTTTCCTTTCGGTGAAATGATTGCCTTTACGATGCTCCTCCCTTATTTAAACAAACAAGAAAAAGCCAAGAAAATTGGAATTATAAGCATCGTTGTTAGTGGCTTGGTTTTAACTTTATTCACCTTTATGAATATTGCAATAATCGGTTCAAATATTGCAGATCGTTCGGCTTTTCCTATCCTTACGGCTGTAAGTTACATTAATATTGCTGATTTTGTCCAAAGGCTGGATATTGTAGTGATCATCAGTATGGTCATATTAGGATTTGTAAAAGTAACCGTTTTCTCTTTCTGCGCGATTATTGGCACTGCCGATTTGTTTAAAGTTAAAGAACCAAAAAAATTGATCTATCCAATGGGGATTATGATTTTAATTAGTTCACAAATAATCGCTCATGGATTTATTGAGCACATTCAAGAAGGGTTAATGGTAGTACCATATTACCTGCATCTTCCTTTGCAAATAGTCATTCCTCTTTTATCATTAGTCATTGCATGGATTAAACGGAAAGTGAAGGCTTCCTCTGTTTAA
- the kdpC gene encoding potassium-transporting ATPase subunit KdpC, with protein sequence MLKNVRVVLVLLVMCGIAYPLLLTGFSQVLMPAKADGSVIKNAEGKIIGSELIGQSFQKAKYFHGRVSSINYDSASSGTPNYAPSNKDMIDRTKKDIAKFLKENPRVKKEDIPADLLTNSGSGLDPNISPQGAKIQVPRIAKERGMDESKIYGLVETYTEGRSLGLFGDPKVNVLKLNIALDKLD encoded by the coding sequence ATGTTAAAAAATGTACGTGTCGTATTGGTGCTGCTTGTTATGTGCGGAATTGCCTATCCGCTGCTGCTGACCGGCTTCTCACAGGTTTTGATGCCTGCAAAAGCGGACGGAAGTGTCATTAAAAATGCTGAAGGGAAAATTATCGGTTCTGAGCTGATTGGCCAATCCTTCCAAAAAGCAAAATATTTCCATGGGCGTGTTTCTTCTATTAATTATGATTCTGCCAGCTCTGGTACGCCCAATTATGCTCCATCGAATAAGGATATGATAGACCGAACAAAAAAAGATATTGCTAAGTTTCTGAAAGAAAATCCACGCGTGAAAAAGGAAGATATTCCAGCCGATTTATTAACCAATTCCGGTTCAGGACTCGATCCGAATATCTCGCCTCAGGGAGCGAAAATTCAGGTTCCGCGCATTGCAAAGGAACGGGGTATGGATGAAAGTAAGATTTATGGCCTTGTCGAAACATACACCGAAGGAAGATCGTTGGGGCTTTTTGGAGATCCAAAGGTGAATGTTTTAAAATTAAACATTGCCTTAGACAAATTAGATTAA
- a CDS encoding Ger(x)C family spore germination protein: MRNKLCFIIIFLFSILSGCSNYKELNEIAIVVGLGIDYIPAKKTYQVIYQAINPSENAAQATGSGATPVTSFITTGKTLSEAAYNTSRLFSRQNIYSHIQVVILGEQLAKKESLNFIFDVFERDAGVRVNVPVLIARDENVKTTMDILPSNDKVPVRTIIGKLKNASKNTGEYGETKIYQVIEDLSNIGSEPAINGISINGDKEKGTTKANLENMHKAYVFLNGVAMFGKGKLVGWLDGKKTKSIQIIQNKIEQTNVRIHCDEKRYNNILVNRLKSHSNVDIKNNQAVITINANVSGSIVELLCNKDISNRKVVKEYEHKAERELEKEIKDGIKAAQKVKSDVFGFGEILHYTHIRKWNESKHRWKELFSQANVNVHVKMDIERTGMRIKPYPY, encoded by the coding sequence GTGAGAAATAAATTATGTTTTATCATCATTTTCTTATTTAGTATCCTCTCAGGATGCTCTAATTACAAAGAACTAAATGAAATAGCCATTGTGGTTGGACTAGGGATCGATTATATTCCAGCTAAAAAAACATATCAGGTGATTTACCAAGCCATTAATCCAAGTGAAAATGCTGCCCAAGCCACGGGTTCAGGTGCTACACCGGTTACCAGCTTTATCACTACTGGAAAAACTCTTTCTGAAGCTGCTTACAATACATCTAGACTATTCTCACGGCAGAATATATATTCTCACATTCAGGTAGTAATCCTCGGCGAACAATTAGCTAAGAAGGAAAGTTTAAACTTTATATTTGATGTGTTCGAGCGGGATGCAGGAGTCCGTGTGAATGTCCCTGTCCTTATTGCAAGGGATGAAAATGTAAAAACCACAATGGATATACTTCCTTCAAATGATAAAGTCCCCGTTAGAACGATCATAGGTAAATTGAAGAATGCCTCTAAAAACACCGGGGAATATGGTGAAACGAAAATTTATCAAGTGATTGAAGATCTATCTAACATTGGCTCAGAACCTGCTATAAATGGTATTAGTATAAATGGGGACAAGGAAAAGGGTACGACAAAAGCCAATTTAGAAAATATGCATAAGGCATACGTATTTCTTAATGGGGTCGCCATGTTTGGGAAAGGAAAACTTGTAGGATGGTTGGATGGAAAAAAGACAAAGTCAATTCAGATCATTCAAAATAAGATTGAACAAACCAACGTGAGGATTCACTGTGATGAAAAAAGGTATAACAATATCCTTGTTAATCGCTTAAAAAGTCATTCAAACGTAGACATAAAGAATAATCAAGCCGTTATCACGATTAACGCAAATGTTTCAGGTTCTATAGTTGAGCTGTTATGTAACAAGGATATAAGTAATCGTAAAGTGGTGAAAGAATATGAACATAAAGCAGAAAGGGAATTGGAAAAGGAAATAAAAGATGGGATCAAGGCAGCTCAAAAAGTGAAGAGTGATGTGTTCGGATTTGGAGAAATCCTGCACTATACTCATATTCGGAAATGGAATGAATCAAAGCACCGTTGGAAGGAGCTGTTTTCACAAGCAAACGTAAATGTTCATGTAAAAATGGACATTGAAAGGACAGGAATGAGAATCAAGCCTTATCCCTATTGA
- a CDS encoding PAS domain-containing protein, translating into MENVGQSMMVTNTKGMIEKVNRAFTKVTGYQADEVVGKNPNILQSGKHDQTFYQKMWDSVQKRGYWQGEIWNKRRNGEVYLEWLTISEVKNDAGEVKYYLGLFSDMTEQKS; encoded by the coding sequence ATGGAAAACGTTGGTCAAAGTATGATGGTAACCAATACAAAGGGAATGATTGAAAAAGTAAACCGTGCCTTTACAAAGGTAACCGGCTACCAGGCTGATGAAGTAGTAGGAAAGAATCCAAACATTTTACAGTCTGGAAAGCATGATCAGACTTTCTATCAAAAAATGTGGGATTCGGTTCAAAAACGAGGGTATTGGCAAGGTGAAATATGGAATAAAAGAAGAAATGGGGAAGTTTATTTAGAATGGCTTACCATTAGTGAAGTGAAAAATGATGCAGGAGAAGTCAAATATTATCTTGGACTTTTTAGTGATATGACAGAGCAAAAGAGCTGA
- a CDS encoding helix-turn-helix transcriptional regulator, protein MIEGKIIKFYREKAGSTQGQLGEGICSVTHLSKIERGITEYSREITYLLSKRLNISLEDEKDRYQHLHLKLKLWHDALVMQQNEESEVLKNEIEKEILIQLEDFRDYYQLLLARHYLSHHKLESALLIIQALQKNEASLSPQDRNMLKHVQGIYYFLTGEYRDCIHILISIDQSQYNHFEYYYHLALSYHTVNANIISYYYAEKVLDYFQKTLNIKRIIDTEMIMIIQLNAREHHDFKETKERYEQLIRTCDAINDVERKSKLYHNLAFEFYRRKKYNEATHHYLESLNLVDENTPHYLYCLDGYISSCHKGNLLSKEELLELAEKGYELAKPTNSYFCISFQLHLYKLNNEEDKYYQFIEMKALPYLKNIGYTMLIEHYEKKLFQYYNEMGETQKALELAQSYMHGKKSYYEYE, encoded by the coding sequence ATGATAGAGGGGAAAATAATCAAGTTTTATCGTGAAAAAGCAGGATCAACTCAGGGACAGCTTGGAGAAGGAATATGTTCTGTAACACATTTAAGTAAGATAGAACGTGGCATTACAGAATACTCACGGGAAATTACTTATTTATTATCTAAAAGATTAAATATCTCCCTCGAAGATGAAAAGGACCGTTATCAACATCTTCATCTGAAATTAAAGCTTTGGCACGATGCGTTGGTCATGCAGCAAAACGAAGAATCAGAAGTTTTAAAAAACGAAATTGAAAAGGAAATACTGATTCAACTTGAAGATTTCCGTGATTATTATCAATTACTTTTAGCAAGACATTATTTATCTCATCACAAATTAGAATCAGCATTATTGATTATTCAAGCACTGCAAAAAAATGAGGCATCACTATCTCCGCAAGATCGCAATATGTTAAAGCATGTACAAGGAATCTATTACTTTCTAACAGGAGAATATCGAGATTGTATACATATTTTAATTTCGATTGATCAAAGTCAATATAATCACTTTGAATATTATTATCACTTGGCTCTGTCGTATCATACAGTCAATGCTAATATTATTTCCTATTATTATGCTGAGAAAGTTCTTGATTATTTTCAAAAAACGTTAAATATTAAACGAATCATTGATACAGAAATGATCATGATCATCCAATTAAATGCGAGGGAACATCATGATTTCAAAGAGACGAAAGAACGTTACGAGCAATTAATAAGAACATGTGATGCAATTAATGATGTTGAGCGTAAATCAAAGCTATATCATAATCTTGCTTTTGAATTCTATAGAAGAAAAAAATATAATGAAGCTACGCACCATTATCTGGAATCTCTTAATCTAGTTGATGAAAATACCCCTCATTATTTATATTGTTTAGATGGCTATATTAGTTCATGCCACAAAGGGAATTTACTTTCTAAAGAGGAGTTATTGGAGCTGGCGGAAAAAGGGTATGAATTGGCAAAACCGACAAATTCATATTTCTGTATTTCCTTTCAATTACACCTCTATAAGCTGAATAATGAAGAAGATAAGTACTATCAGTTCATTGAAATGAAAGCCCTGCCATATTTAAAAAATATAGGATACACCATGTTAATTGAACACTATGAAAAGAAACTCTTTCAATACTATAACGAAATGGGAGAGACTCAAAAAGCCTTAGAACTTGCCCAATCTTACATGCATGGAAAAAAGAGTTACTATGAGTATGAATAA
- the prsW gene encoding glutamic-type intramembrane protease PrsW, which produces MVGILIAGIAPGIALLYYFYLKDKYEPEPINLVIRTFLFGAILVFPISFVDQIFDKEYLFHSNFSKAFFRTGFLEESLKWIVLYYCAYLHKEFDEPFDGIVYGSAVALGFATAENILYTFVYGTQTALIRSLLPVSSHALFGVIMGYYISKVKFSLGNKGKWIILSLLVPIILHGLYDYILLIQTSWLTMMLPFMFFLWWFAMAKLNFAQGLSKQYFDKLSQKG; this is translated from the coding sequence ATGGTTGGTATCTTAATAGCCGGCATTGCGCCCGGCATTGCTTTATTATACTATTTTTATTTAAAGGATAAATATGAACCCGAACCTATCAACCTGGTAATCCGAACTTTTCTTTTCGGTGCAATACTTGTTTTTCCGATTTCCTTCGTTGATCAAATATTCGATAAAGAATATTTGTTTCATTCGAATTTTTCGAAAGCCTTTTTTCGGACTGGCTTTCTGGAAGAATCTCTCAAATGGATTGTTTTATATTATTGTGCTTATTTACATAAAGAATTCGATGAGCCATTTGATGGCATTGTCTATGGCTCTGCTGTGGCATTAGGTTTCGCAACCGCAGAAAATATATTATATACATTTGTTTATGGAACCCAGACAGCTCTTATTCGTTCTTTATTACCTGTTTCAAGCCATGCCTTATTTGGTGTTATAATGGGTTATTATATTTCAAAAGTAAAATTTTCATTAGGAAACAAAGGAAAATGGATTATTTTATCGTTACTAGTCCCAATTATTCTTCATGGTTTATATGACTATATTTTACTTATTCAAACATCCTGGCTTACCATGATGCTGCCCTTTATGTTTTTTTTATGGTGGTTCGCTATGGCTAAATTAAACTTTGCACAAGGATTAAGCAAACAGTATTTTGACAAGCTCTCTCAAAAAGGATAA
- a CDS encoding DUF2294 domain-containing protein, producing the protein MVLSKKKIEAEVSAALIKFQRDLIGKGPQEAKTYIVKDMLITRFKGVLSVEEKHLVSHKVGKKLVKQMRQVLREMYSEEYEKIVEELTGCKVLSSHSDISTKTGERIEVFIIDKDLEKFIENNS; encoded by the coding sequence ATGGTGCTTTCAAAGAAAAAAATAGAGGCAGAAGTAAGCGCAGCATTGATTAAATTTCAACGAGATCTTATTGGCAAAGGTCCACAGGAAGCTAAAACCTATATTGTAAAAGATATGTTAATTACCCGCTTTAAAGGAGTTCTTTCAGTTGAAGAAAAACACCTGGTAAGCCACAAAGTCGGGAAAAAACTCGTCAAACAGATGCGCCAGGTGCTTAGGGAAATGTATAGCGAGGAATATGAAAAAATCGTCGAAGAATTAACAGGCTGTAAAGTTCTTTCTTCTCATAGTGATATTAGTACAAAAACCGGCGAACGAATCGAAGTATTTATTATTGATAAAGATTTAGAAAAATTTATAGAAAATAACTCTTAA